The following proteins are co-located in the Gossypium hirsutum isolate 1008001.06 chromosome A02, Gossypium_hirsutum_v2.1, whole genome shotgun sequence genome:
- the LOC107951614 gene encoding uncharacterized protein — protein MLLTVEGGGFFSSSASGYSKGLALLLLGQKHEDKSMRVSPWNHYQLVDQEPDPDPDLQLASIKNRLSRGCASFVCFGRTSAGLDTPSPLKVGPVQQQDVLPGSFASDKSNDQAIQLDDGNSDARKVVFKSSLKKQPNTTQVPLEDGNDREASGEKDGDIPSHTVRRKVQWTDAHGSELAEIREFEPSETGGSDDEFSNGSEKTCACTIM, from the exons ATGTTATTGACAGTAGAAGGAGGAGGGTTCTTCTCTTCTTCAGCGTCCGGGTATAGCAAGGGCTTGGCCCTTCTTCTGTTGGGTCAGAAGCACGAGGACAAGTCCATGAGAGTTTCGCCGTGGAATCATTACCAGTTGGTAGACCAAGAACCTGATCCTGATCCTGACCTCCAACTGGCTTCCATCAAGAACCGGCTTTCCCGCGGGTGCGCCTCTTTTGTCTGCTTTGGTCGCACTTCCGCCGGGCTTGACACACCGTCGCCTTTGAAAGTTGGCCCTGTTCAACAGCAGGATGTCTTGCCAGGGTCCTTTGCTTCAGATAAGAGTAATGATCAAGCAATTCAGCTTGATGATGGCAATAGCGACGCAAGAAAGGTTGTTTTCAAAAGTAGTTTGAAGAAGCAACCAAATACTACTCAAGTTCCTCTTGAGGATGGTAATGACCGTGAGGCATCAGGGGAAAAGGATGGTGATATCCCGAGTCATACAGTACGAAGAAAGGTGCAGTGGACTGATGCTCATGGTAGTGAGCTTGCTGAAATCAGAGAATTCGAACCCAG TGAAACAGGTGGATCAGACGATGAATTCAGTAATGGAAGTGAAAAAACTTGTGCATGTACAATCATGTAG